In the Deltaproteobacteria bacterium genome, one interval contains:
- a CDS encoding Lrp/AsnC family transcriptional regulator — MKKGKTGALSQREKSIIYELSGDINTGARPFKDLGQRLGLSEEEVLETIRGLKDKGHLRRFGATLRHQLSGFTANAMVAWKVEAARVDEVGEVLASFQEVTHCYHRPSVPGWPYNLYTMIHGSSEEDCRALARRMAEAALVSEYDLLFSHEERKKTSMRYFE, encoded by the coding sequence GTGAAGAAAGGGAAAACCGGGGCCCTCAGCCAGAGGGAAAAAAGTATTATCTATGAGTTGTCCGGCGACATCAATACCGGCGCCAGGCCATTTAAGGACCTGGGCCAGCGGCTCGGCCTGTCTGAGGAGGAGGTTCTGGAGACGATTCGCGGGCTAAAGGATAAGGGGCATCTCCGGAGATTTGGGGCCACGCTCAGACACCAGCTCTCAGGATTTACAGCCAACGCCATGGTCGCCTGGAAGGTTGAAGCCGCCCGCGTTGACGAGGTGGGCGAGGTCTTGGCTTCTTTTCAGGAGGTGACTCATTGTTATCACCGCCCCAGCGTGCCCGGCTGGCCGTATAACCTGTACACCATGATCCATGGCAGTTCAGAAGAAGATTGTCGAGCCCTGGCCAGGCGCATGGCTGAGGCGGCTCTTGTCTCTGAATATGATCTTCTGTTCAGCCACGAAGAGCGTAAAAAAACTTCAATGAGGTATTTTGAATGA
- the hemL gene encoding glutamate-1-semialdehyde 2,1-aminomutase — MSYVISQNLFQKAQNVIPGGVNSPVRACRSVGADPLFIARGQGARIWDADGRSYIDYVGSWGPLILGHAHPAVSKALTEALLLGTSFGAPTEAEVRLAGLLVECLPSVEMVRLVNSGTEATMTAVRLARGVTGRPCIIKFDGCYHGHADSLLVAAGSGVATLGIPGSPGVPEDLARLTISLPYNDLAPVRKAFQAFDDQIAAIIVEPVAGNMGLVLPHDEFLPGCAELAKEHGALFILDEVITGFRLGLSGAQGLYGLEPDLTCLGKIIGGGLPVGALGGKKNIMSHLAPEGDIYQAGTLSGNPLAVAAGLATIETLKTDPSIYERLEGLCAALASGLLKEAKKAGLAVTGHQIGSMSCLFFNPGPVIDYASASKSNLNLFAQFYRNFRESGVYLAPSQFETTFVSAAHTEADIDQTLAAAPAVFKHLK; from the coding sequence ATGAGCTATGTAATTTCTCAAAATCTTTTCCAGAAAGCTCAAAATGTCATCCCGGGCGGGGTCAACAGTCCGGTGCGGGCCTGCCGGTCGGTGGGGGCCGATCCTTTATTCATTGCCCGAGGCCAGGGCGCCAGAATTTGGGACGCAGACGGTCGAAGTTACATTGATTACGTTGGCTCATGGGGACCGTTGATTCTGGGCCACGCCCACCCGGCCGTATCCAAGGCGCTGACAGAAGCCCTTCTCCTGGGGACTAGTTTTGGCGCGCCGACTGAAGCCGAAGTCAGATTAGCCGGTCTCCTGGTCGAATGTCTGCCTTCCGTGGAAATGGTTCGGTTGGTTAATTCTGGTACCGAGGCAACCATGACCGCGGTTCGTCTGGCCCGGGGCGTGACCGGCCGTCCCTGTATTATCAAGTTTGACGGCTGTTATCATGGCCATGCCGACAGCCTGCTGGTGGCGGCGGGGTCGGGAGTGGCCACGCTGGGCATTCCTGGCAGTCCTGGTGTGCCTGAAGACCTGGCGCGGCTGACCATTTCCCTGCCTTATAACGACCTGGCGCCGGTCAGGAAGGCCTTCCAGGCCTTTGACGATCAAATCGCGGCCATTATCGTCGAGCCTGTAGCCGGGAATATGGGGCTGGTTTTGCCTCACGATGAATTCCTGCCCGGGTGTGCTGAACTGGCCAAGGAACATGGGGCGCTTTTTATCCTGGATGAGGTCATTACCGGTTTTCGGCTTGGCTTGAGCGGGGCCCAGGGGCTTTATGGCCTGGAGCCGGACCTGACCTGCCTGGGCAAAATCATCGGAGGCGGGCTGCCAGTGGGGGCTCTTGGCGGCAAGAAAAATATAATGTCTCATCTGGCCCCAGAAGGCGATATCTATCAGGCCGGAACCTTGTCCGGAAATCCTTTGGCTGTAGCGGCGGGTCTGGCGACCATCGAGACCCTGAAGACCGACCCCTCGATATATGAGCGGCTTGAAGGGCTATGCGCCGCTTTGGCTTCAGGATTGCTGAAAGAGGCCAAAAAGGCGGGATTAGCCGTGACCGGACATCAAATCGGTTCCATGTCCTGCCTCTTTTTCAACCCTGGCCCGGTGATTGATTATGCCTCGGCCTCCAAATCTAACCTGAACTTATTTGCCCAATTTTACAGAAATTTTCGAGAATCTGGAGTCTATCTGGCGCCATCCCAATTTGAAACAACCTTTGTCTCTGCCGCACATACCGAGGCCGATATTGACCAGACCCTGGCAGCCGCGCCGGCCGTCTTTAAACATCTTAAGTAA
- a CDS encoding AtpZ/AtpI family protein: MRSGTRQSIKLLALVSTMGISMVLATFIGLGFGYFLDNRVFNTSPWFTLIFLVIGIIAGFRNIYIIAKRAERIMSEDSND; this comes from the coding sequence ATGCGGAGCGGGACCAGGCAATCTATCAAGCTTTTAGCTTTGGTCAGCACCATGGGAATCTCCATGGTCTTGGCCACGTTTATTGGCCTGGGATTTGGTTATTTTTTAGATAATCGTGTTTTTAATACATCCCCCTGGTTCACTCTCATATTTTTAGTTATTGGAATCATTGCCGGGTTCAGGAATATTTATATCATTGCCAAGAGGGCGGAACGAATAATGTCAGAGGATTCAAATGACTGA
- a CDS encoding ATP synthase subunit I: protein MTDGYQPLFKIKPVSWIVMAALTIVSSIYFPLDVAIGVLAGGLLVVANLYFFHRVLAKALKPGSKVTPKGVLLNYYLLFLVTVLIIFILISQHLLSGLGLILGLSTFIISIFAVLIQEMGSVLFRKIIKETG from the coding sequence ATGACTGACGGCTACCAGCCTCTGTTCAAGATAAAGCCGGTAAGCTGGATCGTCATGGCGGCGCTGACCATCGTTTCCTCTATTTATTTCCCCTTAGATGTAGCGATCGGGGTGTTGGCTGGCGGCCTGTTGGTCGTTGCAAACCTTTATTTTTTCCACCGTGTTCTGGCCAAGGCGTTAAAGCCTGGCTCAAAGGTCACTCCCAAGGGTGTTCTTTTGAATTATTACCTGCTTTTTTTAGTCACGGTACTGATTATATTTATCTTGATTTCCCAACACCTGCTGAGCGGTTTAGGTTTGATACTGGGTCTTTCCACCTTTATCATAAGCATTTTTGCCGTGCTTATCCAGGAGATGGGCTCGGTTCTTTTTAGAAAAATTATCAAGGAGACGGGTTGA
- the atpB gene encoding F0F1 ATP synthase subunit A yields the protein MEHPILFLTLLFEAIGLGDFAHHYPHVLYSWLVIIVFVIVCRLATLSIKLVPGNAQNVFEVIIESIENFQVEIMGEEGRSYFPLIATLFIYILTSNLLGLIPGFLSPTANINTTLSCALVVFTATHYAGIRNHGIKYIKHFTGTMWPLAPLMLPIEIIGHLSRVLSLTLRLFGNIMGEDLVLAILLLLAGKFFAPLPMMFMAIFTSAIQAFIFMLLAMMYIGAALEEAH from the coding sequence ATGGAGCATCCGATTCTCTTTCTGACACTCCTTTTCGAGGCGATAGGTCTGGGTGATTTTGCCCATCATTATCCTCACGTCCTTTACTCATGGCTGGTTATTATTGTGTTCGTCATCGTCTGCCGGCTGGCTACCCTCAGCATCAAGCTCGTTCCGGGCAATGCCCAGAACGTTTTTGAGGTGATCATCGAGAGCATTGAAAATTTCCAGGTGGAAATAATGGGTGAGGAAGGTCGAAGTTATTTCCCTCTTATCGCGACCCTCTTTATTTACATCCTGACCTCGAATCTGCTCGGCCTGATACCCGGTTTCTTATCACCAACAGCGAATATTAACACCACGCTTTCATGCGCTCTGGTGGTCTTTACGGCGACTCATTACGCCGGCATTAGAAACCATGGGATTAAATATATCAAGCATTTTACCGGGACAATGTGGCCTCTGGCCCCTTTGATGCTGCCCATCGAAATCATCGGGCATCTCTCCCGGGTGCTCTCACTGACCCTGCGTTTATTTGGCAACATCATGGGCGAGGATCTGGTTCTGGCCATCCTTCTGCTCCTGGCAGGCAAATTTTTTGCACCCCTGCCCATGATGTTTATGGCCATCTTCACCAGCGCCATACAGGCCTTTATCTTCATGCTGCTGGCGATGATGTATATCGGCGCCGCCCTCGAGGAAGCGCACTAA
- the atpE gene encoding ATP synthase F0 subunit C, with translation MKKLTLTIILSVLFVLALASFAMAEADTEVKVAGLKVFFGIVTAAGFGITAAAIGTGLAQGISIKGAVEGIARNPEASGKITVTMLIGLAMIESLCIYALVIALILLYAYPMSGPIKTLVGM, from the coding sequence ATGAAGAAGCTGACCCTAACCATCATCTTATCTGTTCTGTTCGTCTTAGCGCTAGCAAGCTTCGCTATGGCTGAAGCCGATACCGAGGTTAAGGTTGCCGGTCTGAAGGTCTTCTTCGGGATTGTCACTGCGGCCGGTTTCGGCATTACCGCGGCCGCCATTGGCACCGGTCTGGCTCAAGGCATCTCCATCAAGGGCGCCGTGGAGGGCATAGCCCGTAATCCCGAGGCTTCCGGTAAGATCACCGTGACCATGCTCATCGGTCTGGCTATGATCGAATCACTGTGTATTTACGCACTGGTCATAGCCTTGATCCTGCTGTACGCCTACCCCATGTCAGGTCCGATCAAGACCTTGGTGGGAATGTAA
- a CDS encoding redox-sensing transcriptional repressor Rex translates to MKFTKIPEATITRLSNYSRNLEDLLGEDLKVISSEKLAARCGVNSAQIRKDLAYFGEFGVRGVGYYVRDLLFEIKRILGLNKKWNLGLVGIGNLGSALIVHENFLRQGYHFVAAFDNDPIKVGKKLPNGIKVEHIDNLFKVKKRENFEIGVISTSAGTAQDIANRFIEADVQAILNFAPVQIKVPPGFRVENVDFTIKLDNLAYHLTAEED, encoded by the coding sequence ATGAAATTCACCAAGATTCCTGAAGCCACCATTACCAGGCTGTCCAACTACTCCCGTAACCTGGAGGACTTGCTCGGGGAAGACCTGAAGGTCATTTCCAGTGAAAAGCTGGCGGCACGCTGCGGGGTGAATTCTGCGCAGATACGAAAAGACCTGGCTTACTTCGGTGAATTCGGCGTGCGCGGGGTCGGTTATTATGTCCGCGATCTTCTTTTTGAGATAAAGAGGATTCTCGGCCTGAATAAAAAATGGAATCTTGGCCTGGTTGGGATTGGGAACCTGGGCTCAGCCCTGATCGTTCATGAAAATTTCCTTCGTCAAGGCTACCATTTCGTGGCCGCCTTTGATAACGACCCGATCAAGGTCGGCAAGAAGCTGCCTAACGGAATAAAGGTCGAGCATATTGATAACCTGTTCAAGGTTAAAAAGAGAGAAAACTTTGAGATCGGGGTTATATCCACCTCGGCCGGAACCGCTCAGGATATCGCCAATCGCTTTATTGAAGCCGATGTCCAGGCAATCTTAAATTTCGCTCCTGTCCAGATCAAAGTGCCTCCTGGTTTCCGTGTGGAAAACGTTGACTTCACAATCAAGCTTGATAATTTGGCCTACCATCTGACAGCCGAAGAAGATTAA
- a CDS encoding TIGR03084 family protein: MKEICRDLAAEHESLDTLVADLDATGWNTMTPFAGWRVKDEISHVAYFDDRARLAAVDPEAFAQHLNEIMKDLKGFIEQPLKPAQSMSKTELLEWWRQERNLLLEALKSLDPKFRLPWYGPTMSAKSFATARLMETWAHGQDVVDALGAYRTPSDRLRHIVHLGVTTFGWSFSNRKMDVPKNPVRVELTSPSGELWAWGPDKAQDVVRGSAEDFCLAVCQRRHVADTDIATEGDVAAQWMLVAQAFAGPPATGPEPGRFPKKKKG, translated from the coding sequence ATGAAAGAGATATGCAGGGATCTTGCCGCGGAGCATGAGTCTTTGGATACGCTTGTGGCTGATCTTGATGCAACCGGGTGGAACACGATGACCCCATTTGCAGGATGGAGGGTCAAGGACGAAATTAGCCATGTGGCATATTTTGACGATCGGGCGCGGCTTGCGGCAGTTGACCCGGAGGCGTTTGCCCAGCATCTGAATGAGATTATGAAAGACCTTAAGGGCTTTATTGAGCAGCCTTTAAAACCTGCCCAAAGCATGAGCAAAACTGAGCTCTTGGAGTGGTGGCGGCAGGAAAGGAACCTTCTTCTTGAAGCGCTTAAGTCCCTTGACCCAAAATTTCGGCTGCCTTGGTATGGACCGACCATGAGCGCTAAGTCTTTTGCGACCGCCCGGCTCATGGAGACCTGGGCCCACGGGCAGGATGTTGTGGATGCCTTGGGGGCTTATCGCACCCCATCCGATCGTCTCCGCCATATCGTCCATCTGGGGGTAACGACCTTTGGATGGAGCTTCTCAAACCGAAAGATGGACGTGCCGAAAAACCCGGTTCGGGTAGAGCTTACCAGCCCTTCGGGTGAGCTATGGGCCTGGGGGCCGGACAAGGCGCAGGACGTGGTGCGCGGTTCTGCCGAAGATTTCTGTCTCGCGGTCTGTCAGCGGCGTCATGTTGCAGATACGGATATTGCCACTGAAGGGGATGTTGCAGCTCAGTGGATGCTGGTTGCCCAGGCCTTTGCCGGGCCTCCGGCCACCGGTCCGGAACCCGGACGATTTCCTAAAAAAAAGAAAGGATAA
- a CDS encoding nitronate monooxygenase, which yields MGKRTLRTKLCDMLHIEYPILSAGMGPALLGEQPGAPVELVVAVSEAGGCGVLGAAAYTIDELREHIREIKAQTDKPFGVDMLLPKYVYGKPSDEDASEEDATQKISFSAILQGIPKAHREWVEKIYQEMGLPDMELMINRNTTITMPQKAIQVCLEEKIPLFCAGLGSPGFMVEDAHDVGTKVLAITGNVKNAKRMAQTGIDLLVAQGHEAGGHTGRIGTLALIPQVIDAAGPVPILAAGGIGDGRGLAAALAMGCIGVWVGTRFLVTNEGGAHEVSKRRIIESTDEDTRVSRAYTGKTARASYNRFHDIWDDSGLESLPFPTQVLISSALLASFHEAEKYEYVGGFAGQVSGLIKEIKPAGQVLEDMVEEAVDILTRKLPENVIAK from the coding sequence ATGGGTAAAAGGACTCTAAGAACAAAGCTTTGTGACATGCTCCACATTGAGTATCCTATCTTAAGCGCCGGGATGGGGCCTGCACTCCTCGGGGAGCAACCCGGCGCCCCTGTGGAACTCGTAGTCGCCGTTTCAGAGGCGGGCGGCTGCGGAGTTCTCGGAGCCGCCGCTTACACCATAGACGAACTCAGGGAGCATATTCGAGAAATCAAGGCTCAGACAGACAAGCCATTCGGAGTGGATATGCTGCTGCCCAAATATGTTTATGGCAAACCGAGTGATGAGGATGCTTCTGAGGAAGACGCCACTCAAAAAATATCTTTCAGCGCGATTCTGCAGGGAATACCGAAGGCGCACCGGGAATGGGTTGAAAAAATATACCAGGAAATGGGGCTTCCTGACATGGAGCTCATGATCAACAGGAACACCACCATCACGATGCCCCAAAAGGCGATTCAGGTCTGCCTTGAGGAAAAAATTCCTTTATTTTGCGCCGGGCTCGGAAGTCCGGGCTTCATGGTCGAAGACGCCCATGACGTCGGAACCAAGGTTCTGGCCATTACCGGAAACGTGAAAAACGCAAAGCGCATGGCTCAAACAGGCATTGACCTACTCGTAGCTCAAGGACACGAAGCAGGCGGCCACACAGGCAGAATCGGCACCCTGGCCCTTATTCCTCAAGTTATTGATGCGGCAGGGCCTGTCCCGATTTTAGCCGCCGGCGGGATTGGCGACGGTCGAGGCCTGGCCGCAGCCCTGGCCATGGGCTGTATCGGCGTCTGGGTCGGAACCCGTTTCCTGGTCACGAATGAAGGAGGCGCGCATGAAGTAAGCAAGAGGCGCATCATCGAATCCACCGATGAAGACACCCGGGTCAGCCGCGCATACACCGGCAAGACAGCCAGGGCCAGCTACAATCGTTTTCATGACATCTGGGATGACTCCGGCCTCGAGTCACTTCCCTTTCCGACTCAGGTTCTGATCTCTTCAGCCCTCCTGGCCAGCTTTCATGAAGCCGAGAAGTATGAGTACGTGGGCGGGTTTGCCGGACAGGTGTCAGGGCTTATCAAAGAGATCAAACCCGCGGGCCAGGTTCTTGAGGATATGGTCGAGGAGGCGGTGGACATTCTGACCCGGAAGCTGCCAGAGAACGTCATCGCCAAGTGA
- the accC gene encoding acetyl-CoA carboxylase biotin carboxylase subunit — MTFSKILIANRGEIALRVIRACKELGIGSVAVYSEADTNCLHTRLADERICIGPAVSAKSYLSIENIVNAAKETEAEAIHPGYGYLAENQEFARECESQGLVFIGPTPENLKLAGDKITAKEIVRAAGVPIIPSTPKGIDTIEAAMDLGQALGYPVMIKASGGGGGRGIRVCEREEMLSEEFPVAKMEARAAFGNDELYLEKYIIRPRHIEFQVLADRFGSITHLGERECTIQRRYQKLIEESPSPMLTTELRTTMGNAAVTAAKAVKYFNAGTVEFLVDEDGNYYFMEINARIQVEHPVTELVTGVDLIKEQIRLSSGEKLAYSFTDLNLKGWAIECRINAEDPERNFLPSPGVVEEYHPPGGFGVRLDTHLYQGYELPIFYDSLIGKLITYDLTREGAIRIMKRALEEFKIKPLKTTIPLHLKIMDDSSFKEGSFDTGFITRLMPEEDEDE, encoded by the coding sequence ATGACCTTTTCAAAGATACTTATCGCCAACAGGGGTGAAATTGCACTTAGAGTCATTCGAGCCTGTAAAGAACTGGGAATAGGAAGTGTAGCGGTTTATTCCGAAGCGGACACCAACTGTCTGCATACCAGGCTGGCGGATGAAAGAATATGTATCGGCCCGGCGGTCAGCGCCAAAAGTTATTTAAGTATAGAAAATATCGTTAATGCTGCCAAAGAGACAGAGGCAGAGGCCATACACCCGGGGTATGGATACCTGGCAGAAAATCAGGAATTTGCTAGAGAGTGCGAAAGCCAGGGTTTAGTTTTTATCGGCCCGACCCCTGAAAACCTTAAGCTGGCCGGAGACAAGATCACGGCCAAGGAGATCGTGAGAGCCGCCGGTGTGCCGATTATCCCAAGCACTCCGAAAGGCATTGACACCATCGAAGCGGCCATGGATTTGGGGCAGGCGCTAGGCTACCCCGTCATGATCAAGGCCTCGGGCGGCGGCGGCGGTCGAGGCATCCGGGTTTGTGAGCGTGAAGAAATGCTCAGCGAAGAATTCCCGGTGGCAAAAATGGAGGCCCGCGCCGCCTTTGGGAATGACGAGCTCTATCTGGAAAAGTACATCATCAGGCCGCGGCACATAGAGTTCCAGGTGCTGGCCGACAGGTTTGGCTCCATTACCCACCTGGGCGAGCGGGAGTGCACCATTCAAAGGCGGTACCAGAAACTCATCGAAGAATCGCCATCCCCAATGCTGACGACTGAATTAAGGACCACGATGGGAAACGCAGCCGTCACCGCGGCTAAAGCCGTTAAGTATTTCAATGCCGGCACCGTGGAATTTCTGGTAGATGAAGACGGTAATTATTATTTCATGGAAATCAATGCCCGCATCCAGGTTGAGCATCCGGTCACAGAATTGGTAACCGGGGTAGACCTGATCAAAGAACAAATCAGACTCTCATCGGGTGAGAAGCTGGCGTACTCCTTCACCGACCTGAATCTCAAAGGCTGGGCTATCGAATGCCGCATCAATGCCGAAGATCCTGAGAGAAACTTCCTGCCGTCTCCTGGAGTCGTTGAGGAATACCATCCGCCGGGAGGGTTTGGCGTCAGGCTGGACACCCATCTTTATCAGGGTTACGAGCTGCCCATTTTTTACGACTCCTTGATTGGCAAACTCATCACGTATGATCTCACCAGAGAAGGCGCTATCCGTATTATGAAAAGAGCGCTGGAGGAATTCAAAATAAAGCCTCTTAAAACCACCATACCCCTCCATCTCAAAATCATGGATGATTCCAGTTTTAAGGAGGGGAGCTTCGATACCGGGTTCATAACCAGGCTAATGCCCGAAGAAGACGAGGATGAATAG